tttgttttgttcttttaaccGCAGCATGCACATAGCTGGCCATGTGATTCAAAGTATGTGACTTTCGCATCTCAATCATTCTGCGATTTAGTTTTCGTCCGAGTTCTTCTTTCAACTGTATTCCTTTTAAAGTGTCCCGATGCTTCGGTGCGACCACTTTGGATTTTCACGTGACGCCGTGCACTTTGAACGAGCTGGCGTCAAATCAATTGGCCTCACCGCCAGACGGGACTAAAATGGACTTTCCGACGAGTCGTGCGTGGCCCGATTCGTGACGACCCGGAATTTTTCCGGCAAAGCAAAGGCGGAGCATTTGCCAAGTGCTTTGCCTCACAAGCCGCGGCCCGCTGGCGGCCCGCTggcggcccgccgccggcgctcACCATCTGTCCTCCACGTCCTGCACGGTGTCCGGCAAGGGAACGTTGAGCGTCTCGGGCAGGATGCAGGCGAAGCCCGAAGCCAGGACGGCCGCCCCCCCGTACACCACGCTGGGCAAAGCGGGGAAGACCTGGAGGGAACGCCCAACCGCGGCGTCTTTTCAGGGGATCGGGGCAAACCAAAAGCCGCGCCGGTCGGTCACTACCTCGTCCAAGATGAGGACGGCGGGCGCCGCCATGCTGCCCACCCTGGCCATGGTGGACACCAGACCCATTCCCGTTTGCCTTGGGAAGACGGATTCAACACGGACGGTGAGAGCGTGCTAAACTcttgttttctttgtgtttttttttttccccttccatcTTTGCAGATGGCGCGAGGCGAAAGAGAGACACGGTAAGCATACGGCGGGCGGAGAGACGAGCGGCTACCTGATGACGGTGGGGTAGAGTTCTCCGGTGTACAGGTAGACGGTGGTGAAGGAGGCTGAGGTGAAAGCCTTACCCAGACACGCCAGAGTGGTCCTGACTACTTGCTGCTCTAAAAGAGGGAGCGGCCGCCACGTTAGCGCCGGTTCCaagccgtccgtccgtccgtccggccggccggccgcctTGGCGCCGGTTCCCGGCCGTCCGGCCGGCGACCGGTCACCCAAAAAGAAAAGTCTCCATTACCCGCGGGGACAAAGATGTTGGAGAAGATGATGAGGGCGGACGCCAAGAGGCAGGCGGCCTGAGACACCCTTCTCCCGAGAAAACTCAGCATGCCCAGGGCCGCGACTTTGGCGGGAATATCCACGGCTCCGAAAATGAGCTGAATCACGTAAATGCTCACCTGGAGACGGAAGAGGTCGGAATACTCGCGGCGGGTTCGGGGCCAAGGGGCTAACCCCGCGCAGAAGCGTTACGTGCGCTCACCCCAAACTTCTGCAGGTCCATCGCTAAGCCGTAGTAGGCAAAGCTGGTGGAGAACCTACCGCAGGAACACAACAAGTCTGTCTGTCACTCATCTTCTTTTAGTCTTGCCGCGCAGAAGACGGACACTCGGGTGGTTCTTCTCAAATTCTTCAAGCGCACCGAGAAGGCGTTCTCCGGGAGCGCCGGGACGGGAACGCCACCCCGCCCGACCGCCCCCGGGCCAACCGGGCGCGCTCGGGTCACCCTCACCAGACGGCGATGAGGCCGATGGAGATTCGTCTCATGGCGGGCGTCCTCAGGAGGTCGTAGGCGGTCAAGCTCTGCTGGTCCGTCTCCAGCTCCTTGCTCATGTGCGAGCGAAGCACCTGCGGGCGGAACGGGCGTCAGGCTCGACCGGAGCCGACTGGCGCCGGCGGCGGACGCGCCACCTCCGGTGTCAGCCCGTCGGACACGTGGGCTTTTCCGTTGATGCGGGCCACTCTGCGGAGGGTCTTCAGCGCCTCCCCGGGTCGCTGCCTGAGCAGCAGCCAGCGGGCGGACTCGGCAAACCACCTGAGCGGCGTCGGGCACGTCAAGCGCCCCTTCCCCGAAGGAAGTCGGCGATGGACCTACGTACCAACTGTAAGCAAAGAAGAGGATGTGGGGAGCGCACACGGCCACGTGCAGCTTCCTCCAGTCCCGCAGCCAATAAGCCAAGCCCGCCAAGACCATCTGACCGAAGGTGAAGTAGAAGGAGGTCAGCGTTCCCACCAGAGTCCTGGTTTTGGTGGGGATCCACTCCACCTCTGGCGCCAAACGAAAGAGAGTCACGTCGGCCCGATAGGAGCTCGGCGCCAAACGGAAAAGCGTCACGTCGGCCCGACGGGAGCTCGGCGCCAAAAAGCTCTTACTCAGGGAGACGGAGTTGAGGATGATGCCCGACACGGCCATGCCGCTCAGGAAGCGAAAGGTGCAGTAGACCCAGTAAGACTGCGAAAAGGCACAGCAAGTGCCCAGGACGCCCAGCTGCAGGTAGGACCAGATGAGGATGGAGCGCCGGCCGAACCTGAGGCCACGGGGGTGGGGACAGAGGGCCCGGGTGGTCACGGCAAACGCACCAAAGGACGCCTAACTCTAAGCCCCGGCCTCGCACCTGTCGGACAGGCCGCCGTAGATGACGGCGCCGGCTAAGACGCCGCCCATGTACACGGTCTGGATCATCTGCTTGAGGGGACGCAGGGAGCACACCAGCTCCCACTGAGGACGCACGGATTCACGCCGGATCACGTGGGCTTCCCCGCCCTACCGCTCCAGCGGAAGCTCTCTGCGCTCTCGCTCACCGTCGGACCGTCGGAACCTCCCCCCGGATCGtttgagcggcggcggcggcggctcaccTCGGAAACGGTGGTGGCGCTGAACTCGGAGCGGTCAAAAGTCCATCCGTCCACGCAGCTTTCGGTGTGCGCATCACTGGCATTGTTGGATCCGTTGGCTTTCAGCATCTGCCACTGAGGTGTCACGTACCTGAAAGTGTTAAGGTCGGGTGTCAACTCAAACCCGCGTCAGCCGCTGCGCCGACGAAGAGGGACCGGGCGCGACAAAACACCTGCGGCAGCGGTCCAGTCTGGTACCCGACGGGTCCGGCGGAATGAAGGCCCTCAACGCGTCTTCGCCGTCCGCCTGAAAGCCCGCCCACGTCAGCACGCGTCAGCGGCGCCGGATGCAAAAGCGTCGCCTACCTCCCGCGTCAGATTCCAAAAGCTGTGATTGGCCGACAGGCTGCAGCGGTGGCCGGGGGTCCCGGAGACAAAATTGTTGAGAAGGTTCTGACTGGCCATCAGGAGGCCCGGGAAACTGATCAGGGTCACGTGGAGCCACTGGTACCGGCCGAAACCCCCCATCTGACCGGCACCGGGAGGCAGATTCACACACCACGAGATGAACGTTTCCCGCCGATTGGCCGCGCGCTTTGCCCGCGGATAAATGACGGACGAGCCCCTCCCGCTTTGgtggttaaaaaacaaacaatcacaCAAAAAGGGGACCGCTCGCTCGGGATGGACCGTTCCACGATCGCAATGGGAGAGACGGAGCGGTCGCCGAGACCTCCGGTCAACCCGATGGGCGAAAAGAATGGCCGGGTCCCTGGTCAAAGACGGACGCTCGCTATTCAAAGAAAGGATGGGTCGGTCACCTGGTCGAGCAGCTCACTGAAGCCCATGTTGCCGTCGTCGAAGTCTGTCGTCTCTTGGGACGTCTGAGAAttgcaagaagaaaaaaatcaaaggccACTTGGACTCCCAGCTGCTGAAAGTTGACAGCATGACAACGGCgtccgcttttttttttttttcccccccccaaaaaactcctGAGGCGGTCTGCTGAGTCGCCTTAAAAGCTTAAAGGTGGGCACGTTTCCCGACACGAGCGGATTTGGGCCGGCGGACGCCCGCTTACCCCGTAACGGAGCGGAGCGCAAGGATTGGCGCCAGCGAGTCAATCGGCAAGAAGTCTCCCCTGACTGGAGGGGCGGGGTGGGGGCAGGGGGTCTGCAGACTTTGACACCTGCCCCCTTCCCCAGCACCGTCTGTTAATGTTCTCGGGAGTCCCTTGCCGTTAACTGTGAAGTGGCGATGGACCAGTAACTAGTCGgcacattgttttttgttgttcatTACAACTTGCCGCTACGCTTCCTTTCCACTCTTCATGTTAACTTCAGGCTGTAGATATTCCACTTGCCAGTCATTAAGCGTCTCGGCCGTCGGGGGACTCGACTCTATCCGTAATGCCCGTGTCCCCCGAGGGCCCAACACCCCCGCACCCTTCATTAGAACGGAACGACGACCGTTCCTCATTGGTCGTTTAGACTTTCCGGCGACCCGTTTCAACGGACCCACCCACCCACGGTCAACGGGGCATCCCGTCGCTATCCGAGAGGGTCACGGGAACTTTCCGCTCGTCCTTTGAAATACCCGATGACTTAAGTCCGGATCACCCCGGGACCCCGTCCGTGCGCGAGGGCCGCCTCCGATCGGAATTCACCCCAGCGGATCGCAGCAACAAACAAATTggcgggcgggcgagcgagcggTCGGCAGGTCACCAGCTGAACGCGCCGTTCGGCTTTCCCCGCCATTCGCACGTGTGTGTGTCACACgtcgggggaggggggggtcaAACATTCGGGGCGGCAAATTTGCGCAAAGGCCACGGCAATCATCGCCAACTCCGGCTTTTCTACAAACCTTTCGCGTCACTTATTCACTCGAGCGATTGGACCGCGTTCCGAAAAAAGCCCAGGTCGGGGCCACATGACGGCGATAGCGTCGCCACGGCTCCCGAAAGGAGGATCGGTCTGGGCCCCGATCGCGTTTTGCTTGGTTTTCTTTTGCCAAGAAATTCAGTCGTTTTATTGGAAAATGGTTTATAGCCACAAAAAAAAGGTATCAATGCAACACCAATTTGGCGGGTCaccaattttttggggggcggcgAGTTTGACACAGGTGTATGCTTTGATGTGAgatgttgttgatgttttttttcccaaggttTTCAGACTTCCGAAATAAAAGTACAAATGGATGGATGTTGTCGCCGCCTCTTTGAAAAGGGCAACGGGCGTTTTTATTTCTCGCTTGTCGCCGATTTGAACGTGAGCTTGAGCGCCCGGAAGGGTCTCGTGTCGACTTGAAGCAATTTGCCAATTTGACGTCATTTAGCTCAGTCGACCTTCGTGGGTGACGAGGACGTTTGGGAAGCGTATTCGCTGCAAAGGTCACGTGTGCCGAAAGAGCGACGCGCGACAGCAGCCGTAAGTACGTATATGTGTGGCGCCGGAAGTAGGTGTCGAGCCAGCCATTGCGCCGGCGGGTCAGAAGTTAGTATCGAGACATTGCGCCGGCGCGCCGGAAGTTAGTATCGAGACATTGCGCCGGCGCGCCGGAAGTTAGTATCGAGACATTGCGCCTGCGCGCCCTCGCTCGCTGGGGAGAATGGCGGCGCCCGTCGATCTGGAGCTCAAGAAGGTAATTGAAGCCAAGCGCCAGTCGAATACGTTGCCCGTCCGTCGACCTTTACAAAGCACCGAATACATCTCCCGTCCGTCGACCTTTACAAAGCACCGAATACAtctcccgtccgtccgtccgtccgtccgtccgtcgacttTTACAAAGCACAGCAGTGAGGTCGGGCGGCGAATCGATTCGGTCTAGTTCAGTTGATTCGAGTTCAGTGCTGTCCACCTCAGCCCAGCCCAGCTGGAGATTGGAGCGGTTCGGCTTGGGCATTTTGGGATGGCGGAGCGGGCTCCATCTCTGTGCACGGCGAGAAGCCTAACTAAGCCTTGTTTGCTACGACAGGCTTTCTCGGAACTGCAGGTGAAGATGATCGACACTCAGCAGAAGGTGAAACTGGCCAACCTGCAGATCGAACAGCTGACGCACGTGCAGAAGCACGCCAACCTGACGCGCGCCGAGATCGACACGCTCGGCGACGACACCCGCATGTACGAGGGCGTCGGGCGCATGTGAGTCGCCTCGCCTGCCTCCCTTGCCCAGAAAACGCGGATCGCTTGGCCGCCTATCGACTCGCTTCACCTcgcctccgcctccgcctcATTTCACCTCACATCCTTTCAGGTTCATCCTGCAGTCCAAGGAGGGCATCACGCAACAGCTCAAGACAAAGCAGAAGACCGCCGAGGAGAAAATCAAAGAACTGGAGGTAGGAATTGTGCCCCCGTGTACTCCCGTGTTTCTTCCCTCAACTTTTTGTCCAGATTACGATTGGG
The nucleotide sequence above comes from Stigmatopora argus isolate UIUO_Sarg chromosome 22, RoL_Sarg_1.0, whole genome shotgun sequence. Encoded proteins:
- the oatx gene encoding solute carrier family 22 member 6 produces the protein MGFSELLDQMGGFGRYQWLHVTLISFPGLLMASQNLLNNFVSGTPGHRCSLSANHSFWNLTREADGEDALRAFIPPDPSGTRLDRCRRYVTPQWQMLKANGSNNASDAHTESCVDGWTFDRSEFSATTVSEWELVCSLRPLKQMIQTVYMGGVLAGAVIYGGLSDRFGRRSILIWSYLQLGVLGTCCAFSQSYWVYCTFRFLSGMAVSGIILNSVSLKVEWIPTKTRTLVGTLTSFYFTFGQMVLAGLAYWLRDWRKLHVAVCAPHILFFAYSWWFAESARWLLLRQRPGEALKTLRRVARINGKAHVSDGLTPEVLRSHMSKELETDQQSLTAYDLLRTPAMRRISIGLIAVWFSTSFAYYGLAMDLQKFGVSIYVIQLIFGAVDIPAKVAALGMLSFLGRRVSQAACLLASALIIFSNIFVPAEQQVVRTTLACLGKAFTSASFTTVYLYTGELYPTVIRQTGMGLVSTMARVGSMAAPAVLILDEVFPALPSVVYGGAAVLASGFACILPETLNVPLPDTVQDVEDRWSGTKAAAERKDAASGDEQAALPLKQVKDADGGSGLNAL
- the pfdn1 gene encoding prefoldin subunit 1, which gives rise to MAAPVDLELKKAFSELQVKMIDTQQKVKLANLQIEQLTHVQKHANLTRAEIDTLGDDTRMYEGVGRMFILQSKEGITQQLKTKQKTAEEKIKELEQKKVYLERSVKEAEDNIREMLLSRRAQ